A single Phoenix dactylifera cultivar Barhee BC4 chromosome 1, palm_55x_up_171113_PBpolish2nd_filt_p, whole genome shotgun sequence DNA region contains:
- the LOC120112470 gene encoding putative UPF0481 protein At3g02645, whose translation MVSSDNSIASSNGSLLFDERRWVTQICSTLEEEVEEGVQIPVSVFSVPKTLLSIKPEAYNPELFALGPYHHWHPQLYEMERYKLATAKRTQKQLQSIKLRQLVEYFIKKEHTIRSHYHRHLDFNGETLAWMMTIDASFLLEFLRNYSNAKGKVFRKVPTMSHMVDAARMKLAYNCILRDIMMLENQIPLFLVRKILRFQCPSYQSADKELSNMLIGFVKEVSPFKMMENFSSIDVRRHAHLLQLLYLMIVPNAKEASETIDETEVHIGIPELNDTKPTGNPSYVKKFFNSVWSQASGLQILGVLATRPIKFLVKIPWKIISKFPGVSILAARVAKLFFFQGDEKSEDEDSSNEPPLVEEIMIPSVTELSNAGVKFSATKGDLTTISFNSRTATFHLPTVSLDVNTEVLLRNLVAYETTVESGTMVFTRYTELMNGIIDTEEDVKLLRQRGIILNRMKNDEEVAKLWNGMSKSVRLTKVGFIDKVLEDVNKFHSSRWSVKARKIMKTYVFGSWQILTFLAAMLLLLLTCVQAFCSVYRCGSRRDNVTNLG comes from the exons ATGGTTTCTAGCGACAACTCAATTGCCTCTTCCAATGGTTCTCTCCTCTTTGACGAGCGCCGATGGGTGACCCAAATTTGTAGCACCCTTGAAGAGGAGGTCGAAGAGGGTGTCCAAATCCCCGTCTCGGTCTTCAGCGTCCCCAAGACATTGCTCTCCATCAAGCCGGAAGCCTACAACCCCGAGCTCTTCGCACTCGGACCATACCACCACTGGCACCCCCAGCTCTACGAGATGGAGCGCTATAAACTTGCCACCGCCAAGAGGACACAGAAGCAGCTCCAAAGCATCAAACTCCGACAACTTGTCGAGTACTTCATTAAAAAAGAGCACACGATTAGATCCCACTACCATAG GCACCTTGATTTCAATGGTGAGACTTTGGCATGGATGATGACCATCGATGCGTCCTTCTTGCTTGAGTTCCTTCGCAACTATTCCAATGCAAAGGGAAAGGTCTTTAGAAAGGTCCCAACAATGTCCCATATGGTTGATGCTGCAAGGATGAAGTTGGCATATAATTGTATCCTTAGGGACATCATGATGCTCGAGAACCAGATACCGCTCTTTCTAGTACGAAAGATCCTACGATTTCAATGCCCTTCGTATCAAAGTGCTGATAAAGAGCTCTCGAACATGTTGATAGGGTTTGTGAAGGAGGTTTCTCCATTTAAAATGATGGAGAACTTTTCAAGCATCGACGTTAGAAGGCATGCCCACTTGTTACAACTACTTTATCTCATGATTGTTCCCAATGCCAAGGAAGCAAGCGAAACCATCGATGAAACCGAAGTCCATATCGGCATCCCTGAGTTGAATGACACGAAGCCCACGGGTAATCCTAGCTATGTGAAGAAATTCTTTAATTCGGTTTGGAGTCAGGCGTCGGGCCTACAAATCTTGGGAGTCCTTGCTACGAGGCCAATCAAATTCTTAGTGAAGATTCCATGGAAGATCATCTCCAAGTTCCCAGGGGTCTCGATCTTGGCTGCTCGCGTTGCAaagctcttcttcttccaaggtGATGAGAAATCAGAAGACGAAGACTCTAGTAACGAACCACCTTTGGTCGAAGAGATAATGATCCCTTCAGTGACTGAGCTCAGCAATGCTGGGGTGAAGTTCTCAGCAACTAAGGGGGACTTGACGACAATATCGTTCAACTCGAGAACTGCCACATTTCATCTCCCTACCGTTAGTTTGGACGTCAACACTGAGGTCCTACTGAGGAACTTAGTAGCCTATGAGACAACAGTTGAGTCGGGGACAATGGTCTTCACTCGGTACACGGAGTTGATGAATGGGATTATCGACACTGAGGAGGACGTGAAGCTCTTGAGGCAGAGAGGGATCATCTTGAACCGGATGAAGAACGATGAGGAGGTGGCAAAGCTCTGGAATGGGATGAGCAAATCGGTGAGGCTGACGAAAGTAGGCTTCATAGACAAAGTGTTGGAGGATGTGAACAAGTTTCATAGCAGTAGGTGGAGTGTTAAGGCCCGGAAGATCATGAAGACCTATGTGTTTGGGTCGTGGCAGATCCTTACATTCCTGGCTGCTATGTTGCTCCTGCTGTTGACGTGCGTGCAGGCCTTCTGCTCGGTCTATCGCTGTGGATCTCGCAGGGACAATGTCACAAACTTAGGGTGA
- the LOC103721373 gene encoding putative UPF0481 protein At3g02645 → MTQLEQIETVTRRKLCTEKNMASNQSSLPSSNNSHFDELRWLVHVRHAFAQMLEEEDTSVPVAIFDVPKSLLSTNPEAYVPQLFALGPYHKGRPELYDMERYKIASAQRTAKALRDLRFELIVDCFIELEHKIRAPYHRYLDYNGETLAWMMAIDVCFLLEFLQNHPGDKEVKAVGNGFSKVNWVNNAIVRDIMMLENQVPLFLLGKILEFQCSSTQVADEVLSEILESFMKEVSPFKMVGNIVDITQHVHLLQLLYHMVVPKCKGQIESIEVVIRDDESKRNDQKFENYGKVKRVFVTLWNNVSGLNFVPIRYVKQVLTSRPIKLLVQLPWKVLSKLPVLSVFTNFVEQFFSSQTNADSKSEELNSTTNINKPPLIEEIIIPSVTELVDAGVKFARTHEGINGVSFDMKSGIFYLPTVTLDINTEVVLRNLVAYEASGIFGPLVFTRYTELMNGIIDTEEDVKLLRQSGIISNRMKSDKEVSDIWNGMSKSVRLTRVPKLDRVIEDVNKYYNKNWRIKTSKLMKKYVFNSWKFLTLLAAILLLLMTAFQAFCSVYACSRWFGNLKFEDN, encoded by the exons ATGACACAGTTGGAGCAAATCGAAACTGTAACCAGAAGAAAGCTTTGCACAGAGAAGAATATGGCCTCTAACCAATCCTCATTGCCCTCCTCCAACAATTCCCACTTCGATGAGCTCCGGTGGCTGGTCCACGTCCGACATGCCTTCGCACAGATGCTCGAAGAGGAAGACACGAGCGTTCCTGTCGCAATTTTCGATGTCCCCAAGTCCCTCCTCTCAACCAACCCTGAAGCTTACGTTCCCCAGCTCTTTGCCCTTGGCCCCTACCACAAGGGTCGGCCCGAGCTCTATGATATGGAGCGCTACAAGATTGCCTCTGCACAAAGAACAGCAAAAGCTTTAAGAGACCTTAGATTCGAGCTCATCGTCGATTGCTTCATTGAACTCGAACACAAGATCCGCGCCCCCTATCACCG GTACCTTGATTACAATGGAGAGACTTTAGCATGGATGATGGCCATTGACGTGTGCTTCTTGCTCGAATTCCTTCAAAACCATCCTGGTGATAAAGAAGTTAAGGCTGTAGGAAACGGGTTCTCTAAAGTGAATTGGGTAAACAATGCCATAGTTAGGGACATCATGATGCTAGAGAATCAGGTACCTCTTTTTCTTCTAGGAAAGATTTTAGAGTTCCAGTGCTCATCGACACAAGTTGCTGATGAAGTGCTATCAGAAATATTGGAGAGTTTCATGAAAGAAGTTTCACCCTTCAAGATGGTAGGTAATATAGTCGATATCACGCAACATGTGCACCTGCTGCAACTCCTCTACCACATGGTCGTTCCTAAATGTAAAGGCCAAATAGAATCAATAGAAGTAGTCATTCGAGATGATGAAAGCAAACGAAATGATCAGAAATTTGAGAATTACGGCAAAGTGAAACGAGTTTTTGTTACACTTTGGAATAACGTATCAGGTCTAAATTTTGTGCCGATCCGCTATGTTAAACAAGTCCTGACCTCAAGGCCCATAAAGCTCTTAGTGCAACTCCCATGGAAGGTTCTCAGTAAGTTGCCTGTGCTTTCAGTCTTCACTAACTTCGTCGAGCAGTTCTTCTCCTCTCAAACAAATGCGGACTCCAAAAGTGAAGAATTGAACTCAACTACCAATATTAACAAACCACCATTGATCGAGGAGATAATAATTCCTTCAGTAACCGAGCTTGTTGATGCCGGTGTAAAGTTTGCTCGGACTCATGAGGGCATAAACGGGGTTAGCTTTGACATGAAATCCGGTATATTTTATCTCCCCACTGTGACTTTGGACATTAATACAGAAGTTGTACTGAGGAACTTGGTAGCATATGAAGCTTCAGGTATATTTGGGCCACTAGTTTTTACAAGATACACCGAATTGATGAATGGAATCATAGACACCGAGGAAGACGTGAAGCTTCTGCGGCAAAGTGGGATCATCTCAAACCGTATGAAGAGCGACAAAGAGGTATCTGATATATGGAATGGCATGAGTAAATCGGTTAGGCTAACGAGGGTGCCAAAGCTAGATAGAGTTATCGAAGATGTGAATAAGTACTACAACAAGAATTGGAGGATCAAGACAAGCAAGCTTATGAAGAAATATGTCTTTAATTCATGGAAATTCCTCACACTTCTAGCAGCCATTCTGCTCTTGTTAATGACTGCGTTTCAGGCCTTCTGTTCAGTCTATGCCTGCAGTCGTTGGTTTGGTAACCTGAAGTTTGAAGACAACTAG